A portion of the Methanocaldococcus sp. genome contains these proteins:
- the tfe gene encoding transcription factor E: MKKEKKIKKIYEMLNDPLIQEVLFNIFEGDERGFDIIYILLEKNETTEEEIAKELGVKLNVVRKLLYKLYDARLVDYKRWKDEDTNWYSYTWLPTLEKLPYVVRKKITELINDLEKKLEFEKNNIFFYCPKCNIRFTFDEAMDYNFECPSCGNMLQQFDNSKIIKDLEEQIKFLKDELKNNPYLKTSSYNKK; encoded by the coding sequence ATGAAAAAAGAGAAGAAGATAAAAAAAATATATGAAATGCTAAATGATCCATTAATACAGGAAGTTCTATTTAACATATTTGAAGGAGATGAGAGAGGATTTGATATTATCTATATTTTATTAGAAAAGAATGAAACAACAGAGGAGGAAATAGCAAAAGAATTAGGAGTAAAACTTAATGTAGTTAGGAAGTTACTTTATAAGTTGTATGATGCAAGATTAGTTGATTATAAAAGATGGAAGGATGAGGATACTAATTGGTATTCCTATACTTGGCTACCAACACTTGAAAAACTTCCTTATGTAGTTAGAAAAAAAATAACTGAATTAATAAATGATCTTGAAAAAAAGTTGGAGTTTGAAAAAAATAACATATTTTTTTACTGTCCAAAGTGCAATATTAGATTTACATTTGATGAAGCTATGGATTATAACTTTGAATGTCCAAGTTGTGGAAATATGCTACAACAATTTGATAATAGTAAAATAATTAAAGATTTAGAAGAACAAATAAAATTTTTAAAAGATGAATTAAAAAATAATCCTTATTTAAAAACATCATCATATAATAAAAAATAA
- a CDS encoding TIGR00295 family protein, with product MNFEKALSILKNLCPKNVVEHCLAVSEYSYEIALSIKNNGYSVDVELVRLGGLLHDIGRSITHGIEHGVVGANILRMYGFDERIALIAERHIGAGITKEEAVKLGLPPKNYLPITLEEKIVAHADNLIFETKRVEIDDVIKKFEKRLGKNHPSLIRIIKLNDEINSYLK from the coding sequence ATGAATTTTGAAAAAGCATTGTCTATTTTAAAAAATCTATGTCCTAAGAATGTTGTAGAGCATTGTTTGGCTGTTTCTGAATATTCCTATGAAATAGCCTTGTCTATAAAAAACAATGGATATAGTGTTGATGTGGAACTTGTTAGATTAGGGGGTTTATTACATGATATTGGAAGGAGTATAACTCATGGAATAGAGCATGGAGTTGTTGGGGCTAATATTTTAAGAATGTATGGATTTGATGAAAGAATAGCGTTAATAGCTGAGAGACATATAGGGGCTGGAATTACTAAAGAAGAGGCTGTAAAACTTGGATTACCCCCTAAAAATTATTTGCCAATAACATTGGAGGAGAAAATAGTAGCTCACGCAGATAACTTAATATTTGAAACCAAGAGAGTAGAAATTGATGATGTTATAAAAAAATTTGAAAAAAGACTTGGAAAAAATCATCCATCACTTATTAGAATAATTAAACTAAATGATGAAATAAATAGTTATTTAAAATAA
- a CDS encoding type II secretion system F family protein, whose amino-acid sequence MNRYFDLIYYKTIKKNTILLRRLGRYIDEKIFISYIILIFIISIIIGLYFHLSLKGIAILAFIYTGAALSLPTILYENKIETLENNIPNALYVMILALESGRSINEAIEEVVKSNIKEVSTVFRRILYLMEKQKLSFEDAVTVVSTLYGSKVLKMLAKILIENRKYGGNLAEPLKILAKTLEDLKLYKRQLLSVTATGLALGFIILCGIVPTIAAVLGAYLIVTSKMVGGMGNIPPVTPKDISRGLEIIQMGTTIIGMLFAIPIYGLKIERMFLISSITMTSGILAYHVILTFAPRLFS is encoded by the coding sequence ATGAATAGATATTTTGATCTTATTTATTATAAAACTATTAAAAAGAATACGATACTTTTACGAAGGCTTGGTAGATATATTGATGAAAAAATATTTATAAGCTATATAATTTTAATTTTTATAATTTCAATAATAATTGGTTTATATTTTCATCTATCATTAAAAGGAATTGCAATTTTAGCATTTATATATACTGGGGCAGCATTATCATTACCAACTATTTTATATGAAAATAAAATAGAGACATTAGAAAATAACATTCCAAACGCATTGTATGTTATGATATTGGCTCTTGAATCTGGAAGATCTATAAACGAAGCTATAGAGGAAGTAGTAAAGAGTAATATAAAAGAGGTTAGCACCGTTTTTAGAAGAATCCTATATTTAATGGAAAAACAAAAACTAAGCTTTGAAGATGCTGTAACAGTTGTCTCCACATTATACGGTTCAAAAGTTTTAAAAATGTTAGCTAAAATTTTAATTGAGAATAGAAAATATGGAGGAAATTTAGCAGAACCATTAAAAATTTTAGCAAAAACTCTTGAAGATCTAAAACTTTATAAAAGGCAGTTATTAAGTGTAACAGCTACTGGGTTAGCATTAGGTTTCATTATATTATGTGGTATTGTCCCAACAATTGCCGCAGTATTGGGAGCTTATTTAATAGTCACATCAAAGATGGTTGGTGGTATGGGTAATATACCCCCAGTTACGCCTAAAGACATTTCAAGAGGTTTAGAAATTATACAAATGGGTACTACAATAATAGGTATGCTATTTGCCATACCAATATATGGACTAAAAATTGAAAGGATGTTTTTAATATCCTCTATAACTATGACTTCTGGTATTTTAGCATATCATGTAATTCTAACTTTTGCTCCAAGATTATTCTCCTAA
- a CDS encoding type II secretion system F family protein: protein MAKNIKSIKEKLKKLKIKIDILLYKWGLKPLDASLINELKKQGELVEIPTFHDVYVEPDDILLAEKYKEYEYLFYEEEFIKKPAEYLSNISKNLKFFSKNLLRYMGYENEIEYFKRVVVYIIIVFMGLLILGILNNNIFEGLINGFIGAIGVLILSLFYPKLRLILFRGEIKIQVLFALIYMISLLRSGASLPEVLDVLSKSYEYGIVSFEARNIIKDITISGYSLVEALERAKLRTEVPILKKLYDQLIIGYNKGNLDLLLEKLYEDIVRTSLSKLDTSKFLIQNLGNLTFGVGLILPFSGMIISTVMSNQGFNGILNTIDLLLTKIGPLLTLIFGIFVKLKIE, encoded by the coding sequence ATGGCTAAAAATATAAAAAGTATAAAAGAAAAACTTAAAAAACTTAAAATAAAGATTGATATATTGCTATATAAATGGGGACTTAAACCACTTGACGCTTCTCTTATAAATGAATTAAAAAAACAGGGTGAATTAGTAGAAATACCCACATTTCATGATGTTTATGTTGAACCTGATGACATATTATTAGCTGAGAAATATAAAGAATATGAATATTTATTTTATGAAGAAGAGTTTATTAAAAAACCTGCGGAATATTTATCTAATATTTCAAAAAATTTAAAGTTTTTTTCAAAAAATTTATTAAGGTATATGGGTTACGAAAATGAGATAGAATATTTTAAAAGAGTTGTTGTATATATAATAATAGTATTTATGGGATTACTAATATTAGGAATTTTAAATAATAATATTTTTGAGGGATTAATAAACGGATTTATTGGAGCCATAGGTGTTTTGATACTTTCATTATTTTATCCAAAACTTAGATTAATATTATTTAGAGGAGAAATAAAAATTCAAGTATTATTTGCTTTAATTTATATGATATCATTATTAAGATCCGGAGCATCCCTTCCAGAGGTTCTTGATGTTCTTTCAAAAAGTTATGAATATGGTATAGTTTCTTTCGAAGCTAGAAATATAATCAAAGATATTACAATTTCTGGTTATAGTTTAGTAGAAGCTTTAGAAAGAGCTAAATTAAGAACAGAAGTTCCAATATTAAAAAAACTATATGATCAACTAATTATTGGATATAACAAAGGTAACCTAGATTTATTATTGGAAAAACTATATGAAGATATTGTGAGAACGTCTTTATCTAAATTAGACACATCAAAGTTTTTAATACAAAATTTAGGAAATCTAACCTTTGGAGTAGGATTAATACTTCCATTTAGTGGAATGATAATATCTACTGTAATGTCTAATCAAGGATTTAATGGAATATTAAATACTATAGATCTTTTACTCACAAAAATTGGTCCATTATTAACCTTAATATTTGGAATATTTGTCAAGTTAAAGATTGAATAA
- a CDS encoding CpaF family protein translates to MGLLDKLQKKNEIGKRPEIFKEDTLLKKDISGEKKLKKSRISQEDVIDHYTVTVDEITFDIIIQKKEGFIYYIVPEIEKMSSALSSLTKDYINLIKMQIGDLGLSTYEQISNFLSNFSIKYNVHIPHIHSLAKYFYLISGRLGLLEIPINDDRLEDIMVNGYNLPVYVFHRKHQMCETNIILDRNEVDRIIESIANLVNRPIDSRYPMLDAFLPDGSRVNATTADITMNGATITIRKFLKDPLTVIDLINFGTLDIDTAAFLWQAVEGHFGAKPANTLIVGGTGSGKTTLLNVLSLFSMYNERIITIEDTPELQIPHKHVIKMVTRPARPGMQEYEITMDDLIKNALRMRPDRIYVGEVRGKEAHSLLVAMNTGHDGCSGTLHANSAEEAILRLTSPPMNVPKIMLTALDFIIHQQRIRRAGKTVRRILEIVEIVKGGGENNEIAKTKLYEYNGLKDTLERKGICMWEEEVCEIAGISREELYRDRENRKKVLKYLYNKKIRQLEDVAKYIMKYQIDPNSVLKLV, encoded by the coding sequence ATGGGATTATTAGATAAATTACAAAAAAAAAATGAGATTGGTAAAAGACCAGAGATTTTTAAAGAAGATACTTTATTAAAAAAAGATATATCAGGCGAAAAGAAATTAAAAAAAAGTAGGATATCTCAGGAGGATGTTATAGATCACTATACAGTTACGGTTGATGAAATTACTTTTGATATTATAATACAAAAAAAAGAAGGGTTTATATATTATATAGTCCCAGAAATTGAGAAAATGTCCTCTGCTCTATCATCTCTTACAAAAGATTATATAAATTTAATAAAAATGCAGATTGGAGACTTAGGTTTAAGTACTTATGAACAAATAAGTAATTTTCTCTCAAATTTTTCAATAAAGTACAATGTACATATACCACATATTCATTCTTTGGCTAAATATTTCTATTTAATATCAGGAAGGTTAGGATTATTAGAAATTCCAATAAATGATGATAGATTAGAAGATATTATGGTTAATGGATATAATCTCCCTGTCTATGTTTTTCATAGAAAACATCAAATGTGTGAAACAAACATTATTTTAGATAGAAACGAAGTAGATAGAATTATTGAAAGTATTGCAAATTTAGTAAATAGACCTATTGATTCAAGATATCCTATGCTTGATGCATTTTTACCAGATGGTAGTAGAGTTAATGCTACAACTGCTGATATAACAATGAATGGAGCTACTATAACCATAAGGAAGTTCTTAAAAGATCCACTAACAGTTATTGACTTGATAAACTTTGGAACTTTAGATATAGATACAGCCGCATTTTTATGGCAAGCTGTTGAAGGACACTTTGGAGCTAAACCAGCAAACACATTAATTGTTGGAGGTACGGGTTCTGGGAAAACAACATTATTAAATGTTCTATCTTTATTTTCAATGTATAACGAAAGAATCATAACAATAGAAGATACTCCTGAATTGCAAATTCCTCATAAACACGTTATAAAGATGGTTACAAGACCTGCAAGACCTGGTATGCAAGAGTATGAAATTACTATGGATGATTTAATTAAAAATGCTCTAAGAATGAGACCAGATAGAATATATGTTGGAGAAGTTAGAGGAAAAGAAGCCCATTCACTACTCGTTGCTATGAATACAGGACATGACGGTTGTTCTGGAACATTACATGCAAATAGTGCCGAAGAGGCTATTTTAAGATTAACTAGTCCTCCAATGAATGTTCCAAAAATAATGCTAACAGCTTTGGACTTTATTATTCACCAGCAAAGAATTAGAAGAGCTGGAAAAACTGTAAGAAGAATTTTAGAAATAGTCGAAATTGTTAAAGGTGGTGGAGAAAATAATGAAATAGCTAAAACTAAACTTTATGAATATAACGGTTTGAAAGATACCTTAGAAAGAAAAGGAATATGTATGTGGGAAGAAGAAGTTTGTGAAATTGCAGGAATATCAAGAGAAGAATTATATAGAGATAGAGAAAATCGAAAGAAAGTTTTAAAATATTTATATAATAAAAAAATTAGACAGTTAGAAGATGTTGCAAAATATATTATGAAATATCAAATAGATCCTAATTCAGTGTTAAAATTAGTGTAA
- a CDS encoding Gar1/Naf1 family protein: MKIKILHKTPKGFLIGRGNREVKINSVVTYKNKKIGKVIDIFGPITNPYIKIRPINKDIEVPDIVYINNYKFKYKNYRKN, encoded by the coding sequence TTGAAAATAAAAATCCTTCATAAAACTCCTAAAGGTTTTTTGATAGGAAGAGGGAATAGAGAAGTTAAAATTAATTCAGTTGTTACTTACAAAAATAAAAAAATTGGGAAAGTTATTGATATTTTTGGACCAATTACTAATCCTTACATAAAAATACGCCCTATTAATAAAGATATCGAAGTTCCAGATATTGTATATATTAACAATTATAAATTTAAATATAAAAATTATAGAAAAAACTAA
- a CDS encoding cyclase family protein, which produces MKILDLTQPLINFPYPGDPELKITEKKVGNFIISEIIIGSHLGTHIDYPKHIGLENKICFEDGIIKGRCKCVSLKSLQKNNLDNFLDCEILLIYSGFSKYWARKEYFEKIPNIPFLDNIIDSFIRCVGIDACTIGGYEEHKKLLSNNILIIENLNENLKFLINKEFYFLGLPLKIYNIDASPIRCIAFL; this is translated from the coding sequence ATGAAAATCTTAGATTTAACTCAGCCATTAATTAACTTCCCATATCCAGGAGATCCTGAATTAAAAATCACTGAAAAAAAGGTAGGAAATTTTATAATATCTGAGATTATTATAGGTTCTCACTTAGGAACTCATATTGATTATCCTAAGCATATAGGTTTAGAAAATAAAATTTGTTTTGAAGATGGAATTATTAAAGGAAGATGCAAATGTGTATCATTAAAGAGTTTACAAAAAAATAACTTAGATAATTTTTTAGATTGTGAAATATTATTGATATATTCTGGATTTAGTAAATACTGGGCAAGAAAGGAATATTTCGAGAAAATTCCAAATATACCTTTTTTGGATAATATAATTGATAGTTTTATAAGGTGCGTTGGAATAGATGCATGTACTATAGGTGGTTATGAAGAACATAAAAAACTGTTATCAAATAATATTCTAATTATTGAAAATCTAAATGAAAATTTAAAATTTTTGATTAATAAGGAGTTTTATTTTTTAGGGTTACCTTTAAAAATCTATAATATCGACGCTTCACCTATAAGATGTATAGCTTTTTTATAG
- a CDS encoding methanogenesis marker 6 protein: MKKTKVIVLAENALTTPGKLVRYINSLNLPILVKETCFGAYIEGEEDLVDKVSQEIRSFEKNRIFCKDRGYPIWDKRRCRAFRGGGPREGFHQLEAEQAVLDKIGLALDKIEKEGLKSMEEILEKENILIEKNSKLPVEKFKEVIDKVLGIKNEA, translated from the coding sequence ATGAAAAAAACAAAGGTTATTGTTTTGGCTGAAAATGCCTTAACAACTCCTGGAAAATTGGTAAGATACATAAATTCGTTAAATTTACCAATTCTGGTAAAAGAAACTTGCTTTGGAGCCTATATTGAAGGAGAAGAAGATTTAGTAGATAAAGTATCTCAAGAAATTAGAAGTTTTGAAAAAAATAGAATATTTTGTAAGGATAGAGGGTATCCTATTTGGGATAAAAGAAGATGTAGAGCTTTTAGAGGAGGAGGTCCAAGAGAAGGATTTCATCAGTTAGAGGCTGAACAGGCAGTTTTAGATAAAATTGGCTTAGCATTAGATAAAATTGAAAAAGAGGGATTAAAGTCAATGGAGGAAATATTAGAGAAAGAAAATATATTAATAGAGAAAAACTCAAAACTACCTGTTGAAAAGTTTAAGGAAGTTATTGATAAGGTATTAGGGATTAAAAATGAAGCATAA
- the hjc gene encoding Holliday junction resolvase Hjc has product MKHKYRKGSSFERELKKLLEKEGFAVVRSAGSKGVDLIAGKNGKILIFECKSSSKEKLYVSKEDIDKLINFSKTFGGTPFLAIKFNREILFINPYHLSTNGKNYLIDKKIKIIAVDFYEVIGFNPTF; this is encoded by the coding sequence ATGAAGCATAAATATAGAAAAGGTAGTTCTTTTGAAAGAGAATTAAAAAAACTTTTAGAAAAGGAAGGATTTGCAGTTGTTAGAAGTGCTGGAAGTAAAGGAGTTGATTTAATAGCGGGAAAAAATGGAAAAATTTTAATATTTGAGTGTAAATCTTCATCGAAAGAGAAATTATATGTAAGTAAAGAGGATATAGATAAACTTATTAATTTTTCAAAAACTTTTGGTGGAACTCCTTTTTTAGCAATAAAATTTAATAGAGAAATTTTATTTATAAATCCTTATCATTTATCTACCAACGGAAAAAACTATCTAATTGATAAAAAAATAAAAATTATTGCAGTAGATTTTTATGAAGTCATTGGATTTAACCCCACTTTCTAA
- the selB gene encoding selenocysteine-specific translation elongation factor — MINVNVGLFGHIDHGKTELARQLTEIISTSALDKPKESQKRGITIDLGFSSFILDNYRITLVDAPGHSELIRTAVGAGNIIDVALLVVDAKEGPKTQTGEHLLVLDLLNIPTIVVINKIDIASGEEIKRTETFMRQILNSTTNLKDSKIVKISAKAGKNIDILKKELKNLLDSINIKRDIDSYLKMPIDHAFKIKGVGTVVAGTIHKGKVKVGDTLRVLPINHEVKVKSIQCFKEDVDEAYAGDRVGISLMNIEPESLFRGCILTDENTKLKVIDKFVAKVKILNLFKYNLTPKMKVHINVGLLTVPATIIPYKIEKINDKDEPIVLNEIVGGDSCYCIFKLDKKIVVEEGDKVLIMRLDLPPNTLRICGFGEVVSFEDVEVKKLVVKEGKIVKKKDKIYIEGLAKSKFSGEKLIGEKVYVPEKKIWGVIKGTFGTKGYLIAEFDGNVEGGERVILKRVRKWG; from the coding sequence ATGATAAACGTAAATGTTGGTTTGTTTGGACATATAGACCACGGAAAAACTGAATTAGCGAGACAATTAACTGAGATTATATCAACATCTGCATTAGATAAGCCAAAAGAATCTCAAAAAAGAGGGATTACTATTGACTTAGGATTTTCCTCTTTCATATTGGATAATTATAGAATAACTCTTGTAGATGCTCCAGGACATTCTGAATTAATAAGAACAGCAGTTGGGGCTGGAAATATTATAGATGTTGCCTTATTGGTGGTAGATGCTAAAGAAGGGCCAAAGACACAGACAGGAGAGCATCTTTTAGTTTTGGATTTGTTGAATATTCCAACGATAGTTGTTATAAATAAAATAGATATTGCCTCAGGAGAGGAAATTAAAAGAACTGAAACATTTATGAGACAAATATTAAACTCTACGACAAATTTAAAGGATTCTAAGATAGTTAAAATATCTGCAAAAGCTGGAAAAAATATTGATATATTAAAAAAAGAACTTAAAAATTTGTTAGATAGTATAAATATTAAAAGAGACATAGACAGTTATTTAAAAATGCCTATCGATCACGCTTTTAAAATAAAAGGAGTTGGAACAGTCGTCGCTGGAACAATTCACAAAGGAAAGGTAAAGGTTGGAGATACTTTAAGAGTTTTGCCAATAAATCACGAGGTTAAAGTTAAAAGCATACAGTGTTTTAAAGAGGATGTTGATGAGGCTTATGCTGGAGATAGGGTAGGAATATCTTTGATGAATATAGAGCCAGAGAGTTTGTTTAGAGGTTGTATATTGACAGATGAAAATACAAAATTAAAAGTTATTGATAAGTTTGTGGCAAAAGTAAAGATTTTAAATTTATTTAAATATAATTTAACTCCAAAAATGAAGGTTCATATAAATGTTGGTTTATTAACAGTTCCTGCAACAATAATCCCATACAAAATAGAAAAAATTAACGATAAAGATGAGCCAATAGTTTTAAATGAAATTGTAGGAGGAGATTCTTGCTATTGCATATTTAAGTTAGATAAAAAGATAGTTGTTGAGGAAGGAGATAAGGTTTTAATAATGAGGTTAGATTTACCTCCAAACACTTTAAGAATTTGTGGATTTGGTGAAGTTGTTAGTTTTGAAGATGTTGAAGTTAAAAAATTAGTTGTAAAAGAAGGAAAAATTGTTAAAAAGAAAGATAAAATTTATATTGAGGGTTTGGCAAAATCTAAATTTTCAGGAGAAAAACTTATTGGAGAAAAAGTTTATGTTCCAGAAAAAAAAATTTGGGGAGTTATAAAAGGAACCTTTGGAACTAAGGGTTACTTAATTGCTGAATTTGATGGAAATGTAGAAGGAGGGGAGAGAGTAATTTTAAAAAGAGTTAGAAAGTGGGGTTAA
- a CDS encoding Rpp14/Pop5 family protein, whose amino-acid sequence MLKTLPPTLREKKRYIAFKIIYDEELKEGEVVNLIRKSVLDYYGVWGTSKANPWLVYYEFPYGILRCQRDNVDYVKSSLILVREFKDKPINIICLGVSGTIRKAKIKFLGIKNPKRWFIFKREKLKFKKQNKS is encoded by the coding sequence ATGCTTAAAACACTACCACCAACTTTAAGAGAGAAAAAAAGATACATTGCATTTAAAATAATATATGATGAAGAGTTAAAAGAAGGAGAGGTAGTTAATTTAATTAGAAAATCTGTTTTAGATTATTATGGAGTTTGGGGAACATCTAAGGCAAATCCTTGGCTCGTATATTATGAATTTCCATATGGAATTTTGAGATGTCAGAGAGATAATGTTGATTATGTAAAGAGTTCTTTAATTTTAGTTAGAGAATTTAAAGATAAACCAATAAATATTATTTGTTTAGGAGTTTCTGGAACTATAAGAAAGGCAAAAATTAAATTTTTAGGAATAAAAAATCCAAAGAGGTGGTTTATATTTAAAAGGGAGAAATTAAAATTTAAAAAACAAAATAAATCGTAA
- the nadC gene encoding carboxylating nicotinate-nucleotide diphosphorylase encodes MLKDYALKILKKSLEYDVGFGDITTNSVILEDVNVKGVIKAKEECILCGIDFIVEFFKEYNIKCKKLYNDGDKVFGVILEFEGDAKTILTLERTALNLLMHLSGIATNTYNIVKKVRSINKNVKIACTRKTLPLLSPLQKYAVYVGGGDTHRFRLDDCVLIKDNHIAIVGIKESIRRAKKNVSFTKRIEVEVSNLEELKEVLEEKPDIIMLDNFKPEDIEKSLKIIDDFKKKTNFRPIIEVSGGINENNILEYAKYNIDVISLGILTHSSKSVDMSLDILEVKSIKKH; translated from the coding sequence ATGCTTAAAGATTATGCTCTAAAAATTTTAAAAAAATCTTTGGAATACGATGTAGGTTTTGGAGATATTACAACAAACAGTGTAATTTTAGAAGATGTAAATGTTAAAGGAGTTATTAAAGCAAAGGAAGAGTGTATTTTATGTGGAATTGATTTCATTGTTGAATTTTTTAAAGAATATAATATAAAATGCAAAAAATTATATAACGATGGAGATAAAGTTTTTGGAGTTATATTAGAGTTTGAAGGAGATGCAAAAACAATATTAACATTGGAAAGAACTGCCTTAAATTTATTGATGCATCTATCTGGGATAGCTACAAATACTTATAATATAGTTAAAAAAGTTAGAAGTATTAATAAGAATGTTAAAATTGCCTGCACAAGAAAAACTTTACCTTTGTTATCTCCTTTACAAAAGTATGCCGTATATGTTGGAGGGGGTGATACTCATAGATTTAGGTTAGATGACTGCGTTTTAATTAAAGATAATCACATAGCTATTGTAGGAATAAAAGAATCTATTAGAAGAGCAAAAAAAAATGTAAGTTTTACAAAAAGGATAGAAGTTGAAGTAAGTAACTTAGAAGAGTTAAAAGAAGTTTTGGAAGAAAAACCAGATATAATAATGCTTGACAACTTTAAACCGGAAGATATTGAAAAATCTTTAAAGATAATTGATGATTTTAAGAAAAAAACCAATTTTAGACCAATTATTGAAGTTAGTGGAGGTATAAACGAAAATAATATCTTAGAATATGCAAAATATAATATAGATGTTATCTCATTAGGTATATTGACACATTCATCTAAAAGTGTTGATATGAGTTTAGATATACTTGAAGTAAAAAGCATTAAAAAACATTAA
- a CDS encoding DUF2120 family protein has product MWKSQIGKLMHSLKAFKGSKPLFETDDMLIVKGVCRDEEFDNYESIKDYLRDKLKKENFEIVEDVEEIDKFISKINDIFKENPAYLDTFGFEKMKKSFEMIGCECDYIIAKKRNIMVGVCMYFDKKRKNPKFVEVLGVLFPKI; this is encoded by the coding sequence ATGTGGAAATCTCAAATAGGTAAATTAATGCATAGTTTAAAGGCATTTAAAGGTTCTAAGCCATTGTTTGAAACTGATGATATGTTAATTGTCAAAGGAGTTTGTAGAGATGAAGAATTTGATAATTATGAAAGTATAAAAGATTATTTAAGAGATAAATTAAAAAAAGAAAATTTTGAGATTGTAGAGGATGTTGAAGAAATTGATAAGTTCATAAGTAAAATAAATGACATATTTAAAGAAAATCCTGCATATTTGGATACATTTGGCTTTGAAAAAATGAAGAAAAGTTTTGAAATGATTGGATGTGAATGCGATTATATTATTGCCAAAAAAAGAAACATTATGGTTGGAGTTTGCATGTATTTTGATAAAAAAAGAAAAAATCCTAAATTTGTTGAAGTTTTAGGAGTTCTTTTTCCCAAAATTTAA
- the mdhB gene encoding L-2-hydroxycarboxylate dehydrogenase encodes MKATIIGASGRVGSATALLLAKEPFMKDLVLIGREHSLNKLEGLKRDIYDALAGTRSDANIYVGSDNDLKIIDESDIVIITSGVPRKEGMSRIDLTKVNAKIVGKYAKKISEICDTKIFVITNPVDVMTYKALIDSKFDRSQVFGLGTHLDSLRFKVAIAKFFGVHIDEVRTRIIGEHGDSMVPLLSATSVGGIPIDKFERFKELPIDKIIEDVKTKGEQIIRLKGGSEFGPAAAILNVVRCIVNNEKRLLTLSAYVDGEFDGIKDLCIGIPVKIGKNGVEEVVAIELSEDELTAFKKSAEIIKKYCEEVKNL; translated from the coding sequence ATGAAAGCTACAATTATAGGAGCTTCTGGTAGAGTAGGAAGTGCTACTGCATTGCTGTTAGCTAAAGAACCATTTATGAAAGATTTAGTTTTAATTGGTAGGGAACATTCATTAAATAAATTAGAAGGTTTGAAAAGAGACATTTACGATGCATTAGCTGGAACAAGAAGTGATGCAAATATATATGTTGGAAGTGATAATGACTTAAAAATTATTGATGAAAGTGACATTGTTATAATAACGAGTGGTGTCCCTCGAAAAGAGGGAATGAGTAGAATAGATTTAACAAAAGTAAATGCAAAAATTGTTGGAAAATATGCTAAAAAAATATCTGAAATATGTGACACAAAGATATTCGTTATAACGAATCCCGTAGATGTAATGACATACAAGGCATTAATAGATTCAAAGTTTGACAGAAGTCAAGTTTTTGGTTTGGGAACACACTTAGATTCTTTAAGATTTAAAGTAGCTATAGCCAAATTCTTTGGAGTGCATATAGATGAAGTAAGAACGAGAATTATAGGAGAACACGGAGACAGTATGGTTCCTTTATTGAGTGCTACATCTGTAGGGGGAATTCCTATTGACAAATTTGAAAGATTTAAAGAGTTGCCAATAGACAAAATTATTGAAGATGTTAAAACTAAGGGAGAGCAAATTATCAGATTAAAGGGAGGCTCAGAGTTTGGTCCTGCCGCCGCTATTTTAAATGTAGTTAGATGCATCGTAAATAATGAAAAGAGATTATTAACTCTATCTGCATATGTTGATGGTGAATTTGATGGAATTAAAGATTTATGTATAGGAATTCCAGTAAAAATTGGAAAGAATGGAGTTGAGGAAGTTGTAGCAATTGAATTAAGCGAAGATGAGTTAACTGCCTTTAAAAAATCTGCTGAAATTATTAAAAAGTATTGTGAAGAAGTTAAAAACTTATAA